A segment of the Nitrosopumilus sp. genome:
CAATTTCCACATCCAGTCTATTTACCAATCCGGTTGCATCAGACAGCAATTGGGAATATGCAGGAGTTACAACAAAAATTAATGCAACGAAAATGAACAGTATTGTTTTCAATTTAGGCAGACTTTGGAACTCTTTTGTTCAGTTCTTTATCTTGAGCAATTCTTGGATGATCAGGATCCGCCAAGATTACCTCAAACCAATAATGCTTTCCGTCTTTATAGATAAAGTAAGAACCTAAAAGTTTCATGTTTGGATACCTCTCAAGGACTCTTCTGTTTGCGACAGTCTTCATGTCATCATCAGCCTTGATTCTTGTAACACCAAGATGCTTTGGTCTTCTGCCACCAGTAGGTCTTTGTTTTCTCATACCTCCAGTTCCAACTCTCATTCTAACGACAATGATACCCTGTTTTGCCTTGTAGCCTAATCTTCTAGCCCTTTGTAGTCTGCTAGGCTTGTCAATACGTGTAACTGCTGCTTGCTTACGCCATCCAATTACGCGCTCACGTATTTCAGGGGAATTTTCCTTCCAAAGTCTGATCCACGTTTGATCTTGATAACTAGGCATATTCAGGATTGTAAAATCCCCATTAATAACTGTAAATCAAATAACAGAGAGAAGTAACACTAGACAATAAAATTCTCTTTGAGCGTATTGATTACAATATTTCGCTCAAAGAGTTTGCTTCCGCAGAAAACTCGATAAATTAAATAAAGTATTGTTATTAAAAAAGATTGCTCAATATTAATTTGAGACTTTTATTGAACAATATTTTCAGAAAATACGTGAATCTAAAAATCATCATTTTAAGCTTAATTTTGGCAACAAGCTTTGCATCTTTGCCATCAGTGAGTGCAGAGTCACCCGTCGCCATAATAATGGAAAAGACAACTTACAGCTATTGTGAAAGATTGTTTTACACAATTGAAGTTTCAAAGATCACAGGAAAGCCTGCAATAATTCACATCAGGGATGAATCAGGAAAAGGAAGCAGTGCCATTCCAATTGAGATAAAGCAATTGAAGAATCCAATTCCATCACCGTTTGCTTTTGAAAAAGAGGTATTTCAGATAGGAAAATATTTCGTTGACGTAGAGTATGCAGGTTCAAAGGTTACAGCAGAATTCAAAGTGATTGATTCAGACAACATATGCATCCCAGAAGTAATCAGGCAATTTATGATAGAATGGCTCAATGATAATATATCAGATGGATACCTAATAGACGCATTTCAAAAATACGTGGACGTAAGCCTAATTGACATACCTTTTGAAATTAACGATGAGAATATCCTCGAGATAAACATTCCTGATTGGACAAAAAGCAGTGCATATTGGTGGATTCAGGGAATGGTTTCAGACAATGAGTTTTCTCAAATGATAAACTATCTGATTGATGAAGACATCATCTCAATCCCAACAGAAAGGGGAAGTGAAATATGAACAGACATACGGCAATCACCGCAATAGCAATAGCTGTAATTGTGATTTCAATTGCCCATTCAGGACTAAGCATTGTAGGAGCACAGCAACTAGAATACAGATGGGATAATCCAGGAGAATTTAATTTTTTTACAATGCTAAATGAGGGCGAAATGGAATTTTGCAACGCGATGCCGTTTTGGACTACCTTTCAAAAATTTGAGATATCTGCATTTTATCAATCAGATCATCTAGGCTCGTATGTTGTAAAACCATTAACAATGAGTCCGTATTCATCTACAATACAAGAGGGAAATTTTGCATCAGATGCAATATCAGAAACTCAGCACATTTTCATGACATTTGATTTCATGTTCAATGGTGGGAATATCAGACTTGATCCCAACCAGTTCATCATTGCAGTAACCACGGACACGCCAATACTAGGAATAATTCCGTATTCATCTACGATTCAGATGTCAGGATTTGATTTAGATAAAACTATGAACTCAGAAGACTTGTCTTGCGATTAAGGCTTACTCTTACTGGCCTTGGACATTAGTCCAAGAATAACTCCAATCGTACCAGCAGCTACAAATGCAATAACAATTCCCATTACCATTTCTTTGCCAAGACCTTTTACAGAAATACCAGAGGGTTGTGATGTAAAGTCAAGTACACATGCATTATCTTTTAAGATAGTTCCAGGGCCACATCTCTCATCCAAAACGCAAGCCCCATTTTGAAGAATTGTTCCAGGGCCACATTGTGTTGATTGTGTTGTGTTTACTGCTGCCGCCTTGTCTGCTGCCGCCTTGTCTGCTGCCGCCTTGTCTGCTGCCGCCTTGTCTGCTGCCGCCTTGTCTGCTGCCGCCTTGTCTGCTGCCGCCTTGTCTGCTGCCGCCTTGTCTGCTGCCGCCTTGTCTGCTGCCGCCTTGTCTGCTGCCGCCTTGTCTGAAATTACAGAGGATTCAGGATCTCCAAATACAGTACCAATAATTTCCACCTCTTCAGAACCAGAAGGCACCTCGATGCTAAGAGTTCTGCTTTGAGTATTCGTCTCAATTTCCGAATAAGTTGCAAAATCGCCATCAATTAAAACAAAGAATTCCTCATCCAGACCTTCAAAAATGGAATCAAAAGACATTCGATCAAATGTGACATCCAATGTACCAGAGGAATTAGCAGTGATTGTAAGATATAATGAAGACGCCTCAACATCAGATGCAATTGCATCCACAGTTATTCCAGTCACATCATAATCAACATCAAACGAATTTCCTTCAATATCAACAGAAATTGTTTCGGCATACACCAAAGCAAATGAAATCATCGCCAGTAAAACAAATCCCAAAGAAACTTTCAGAAGAAAGTCAACGTTTGGTAAAGTTACAGGCCTTTCAGAAGGTATCAACTTTATAACAAAATTATTCATTCGATATGTAACCTTAGAATAGACGTTAAAAACAAAGAGCCGATAATAAATCACGTAGAAGTCAAGCTTTTTTACTTATTTTTAAGAGTCAAACAGAAATAATACTAGAAATCTAAATTACGCCACGAAGTATCATGACAATTTTTTCGGCAATTACGTTGGCAGCCAGAGACTGAGCTTCTTTTGTCTGAGCACCTATGTGAGGTGTCAAAATGACGTTATCCAATTCAGCCAATTTATGTCCGGTTGCAGGTTCTTTTTCAAATACGTCCAAAGCTGCACCTCCAAGGGTTCCATTTTTGAGCGCATCATAAAGAGCATCTTCGTCAACAACACCTCCCCTAGACGTGTTGATGATTTTTGCAGTCTTTTTCATCGTAGACATTTTTTGTGCATTAAGAAGATGATGTGTAGAATCTAACAGGGGAACGTGAATTGAGACATAGTCAGAACTTTGTAAAAGGGTACTCAAGTCGGCTTTCATCAATCCAACTTCTTTTGAGAACTCCTCATCAATAGGAAGCACATCATATCCGATGATATTCATGTTAAGTGCACGTGCAAGTCTGCCCAATCTTTTTCCAATATTTCCCAAACCAATAATTCCAAGATATTTTCCCCGGAGTTCTGTCCCCTTGAGTTCTTTTTTGAGCCATCTTCCATCTCTGATTGCCCTATCACCTCTTCCGGTTTGTCTTGCAAGAGATAGCATCAGACCCAACACCAATTCTGCAACAGCATTCATTGCACCTTCAACGGCATTAATTACGCGGATATTTTTTGCCTTGGCAGCGTCCTGATCAACATTGTCAAGTCCAACTCCAACGCGTGCAATTATCTTACAGTTATCTGCTTTGTCAATCATTTCTTTGGTTACAGTAGTTCGACTTCGAACGATTATGATGTTAAAACTAGAAATTTTTTCTAAAATCTGTTCAGGAGTAATTGTCGGTTCATATGAAACCTTCAGACCGTTGTCATTTAGAATTTTATTGAGAATAGGGTCCACTTCATCACAGATTAAAACGGACTCATCAAAACCCATGAATGGCTTTGTTTATTCACCGAATATAATCATTATGAGTAGGTTACAAAAAATAAGAAAAAGATTGAAGTTAGCACCTAATCTATGGTACTGGTGGTAATGTTGGTATTACTTCCCATAAAGGAATCATACCTGCATCTCTCATTTCGGAAACGACATCATCAGTGTATAGACCATGTATGTTTACTGCTGGATGTGCAATACTGTTTGCTCCCATTGGTGGGACAGCATCACTTGGATTGCCTAATGCGTATGCATATGATGGTACAGCATCAGTTAAGATACCTGCATCAATCAATCTTGGGTTTAATCCGAATGGATCACCTGCAACGAATAGACCAATACCGCCAGTGTAAATTGCTGCATAGTCATGGTTTACAAATGCGTAAACACCTGGTTCGTCAAATACCACATCTACAATCATGTTTTGTGAACCTCCAAGTAACCATGTTTCAGTTGCTGCGGATTGGACTCTGTTACCTTGGGTAACTCTGTCCAAAATTTCTCCAACAATGTGGAAAAATACAGGTTCGTTACCGTGGTTTTCAACAAAGAGTCTCACGTGTTGATCATTTTCAACATACATGAGTTGTGATTGCATATGTTCTAGTTCAAGACCATTCCATGGCTGTGCGACAAAGATGTTTTTGTTTGCATCACCCTTTAGAAGGATGTTGTGTAACATGTTTGGAACATAGCCAAATTGCATTCCGTTAACGACGGTTGCAGAGTTATGATGCTGGAACATTGCTCCTGCGTCATAATTGCCATCCTCATTAAGGTACAATTGGTTGAACTGTAGTTGGAACTCCAATGCGTCTGCATCGTAGAACTGTCTGTCTAGCTCGCCGCTTCCGCTTGTCTTCTCCACCATCAATTTCTTGTATCCGTTGGCCGGATCAACGATTGCAATTCCGTACATGCCGGAAAATACGTGTTGGTCCATTCCGATCAAGTGAACACCGGAACAGTGGTATTTGAAAACGCCTGCGGATTCAGCAATGTAACAGTATTGGCTTGTCTCTCCCGGATTAACGGAATCAAAAGCTAATGCTGTCATTTGTGATGAGTGCATGTCGTTACCGTGACCGGTAACTTCACCTGATGGAATTGTCAGTGTCATTTGTACGACATCGCCTTGTGTAACTCTTAGTGTTGGTCCTGGGACTTGTCCACTAAAGGTCATGGCGTTGTATGTCTTACCGCCCATGATTGGGAGTTCGACACTTTCACCAGTGAGATTGAACTCAACTACGTTGCGTCCAGTATCTGCAAGTGCACCACAATCAGTTTCTGCGAATGCTTGAGGCATTACTAGCTGTAAACCGCCCATTTGATGGATTTGTTCAATCACATCGACATCCATTTTGGTGATATCTAGTGATTGTCCAGCAATCTGGGTTTGTGTGTATGTGCTTCCGAGTAAGGCTGTTGCCATTACAGCTATCGCGGTAACTGTAAAGAGCATACTAATGCGCTTATTCATAATTCACGATGACCAGTGATTCATATATAATAATTGCCCTTTTACACGCTGTAAAAATAGAAGAACGTTTGAAAAAGAATCAATAATGGGAATGAATGAGCAACATCATTATGAAATTTAGATTAGATGAAGATTCACTTGGAAAAGTCAAGATCCCAGCTGACGCATATTATGGGGCATTCACAGGAAGGGCAATAGACCAATACCACGTTACAGGCAACAAAAGCCATGAAAATCTGATAAAGTCATTTGTGATGATAAAGCGATCTGCAGCGGTTGCAAATATGAAGACCAAGACCATTGACTCTAAGCGTGGAAAAGCAATAGTTTCCGCATGTGACAAAATACTGTCTGGAAAATACGTTGATCAGTTTGTAGTGGACATGATAAACTCTGGTGCAGGAACCGCATTTAACATGAATTCAAACGAAGTCATTGCAAATGTGGCATTGGAAATAATACGTAAAAAGAAAGGCCAGTATGAATTCCTACATCCAAACGATCATGTCAACATGTCACAATCAAGTAATGATACGTATCCTACTGCAATGCATGTCGCAATTTTGATGAATTTAAAAGAGACAATCCCTGCCATCAATATTTTGATCAAGTCACTTTCTAGAAAAGCAAAGCAATTTTCAACGTATAAGAAAATAGGCAGGACCCATCTGATGGATGCCTTGCCAGTTACACTAGGCAGTGAATTTGCAGCTTACGTTACATCAATTACCAAGGCAAGAGATGAAGTCATTGCAGCACAAAAAGAACTGCAAAACGTTGCACTTGGAGGAACAGCTGTAGGAACCGGTGCAAACACACCAAAAAATTATAGAAAGATCGCAATTGCAGAACTTGGAAAGATTGCAAAATTACCATTAAAGCCAGAAAGAGACATGCAGCACAGCCTGCAAAGCAAGTTTGCAGTAGCAAATCTGTCAAGCACGCTACGAAACTTGGCATTAGAAATTGGAAAGATTGCAAATGACATCAGACTGATGGCATCAGGTCCAATTGCAGGATTGGCAGAAATTGGAATTCCAGCAGTACATGCAGGATCATCAATCATGCCAGGAAAGGTAAACCCATCGTTGGCAGAATGCATGAACATGATTTGCTTTAACATAATTGGAAACGACACATCGGTTTCTTATGC
Coding sequences within it:
- a CDS encoding 50S ribosomal protein L15e translates to MPSYQDQTWIRLWKENSPEIRERVIGWRKQAAVTRIDKPSRLQRARRLGYKAKQGIIVVRMRVGTGGMRKQRPTGGRRPKHLGVTRIKADDDMKTVANRRVLERYPNMKLLGSYFIYKDGKHYWFEVILADPDHPRIAQDKELNKRVPKSA
- a CDS encoding thr operon leader peptide, translating into MNRHTAITAIAIAVIVISIAHSGLSIVGAQQLEYRWDNPGEFNFFTMLNEGEMEFCNAMPFWTTFQKFEISAFYQSDHLGSYVVKPLTMSPYSSTIQEGNFASDAISETQHIFMTFDFMFNGGNIRLDPNQFIIAVTTDTPILGIIPYSSTIQMSGFDLDKTMNSEDLSCD
- a CDS encoding 3-phosphoglycerate dehydrogenase: MGFDESVLICDEVDPILNKILNDNGLKVSYEPTITPEQILEKISSFNIIIVRSRTTVTKEMIDKADNCKIIARVGVGLDNVDQDAAKAKNIRVINAVEGAMNAVAELVLGLMLSLARQTGRGDRAIRDGRWLKKELKGTELRGKYLGIIGLGNIGKRLGRLARALNMNIIGYDVLPIDEEFSKEVGLMKADLSTLLQSSDYVSIHVPLLDSTHHLLNAQKMSTMKKTAKIINTSRGGVVDEDALYDALKNGTLGGAALDVFEKEPATGHKLAELDNVILTPHIGAQTKEAQSLAANVIAEKIVMILRGVI
- a CDS encoding multicopper oxidase domain-containing protein; amino-acid sequence: MLFTVTAIAVMATALLGSTYTQTQIAGQSLDITKMDVDVIEQIHQMGGLQLVMPQAFAETDCGALADTGRNVVEFNLTGESVELPIMGGKTYNAMTFSGQVPGPTLRVTQGDVVQMTLTIPSGEVTGHGNDMHSSQMTALAFDSVNPGETSQYCYIAESAGVFKYHCSGVHLIGMDQHVFSGMYGIAIVDPANGYKKLMVEKTSGSGELDRQFYDADALEFQLQFNQLYLNEDGNYDAGAMFQHHNSATVVNGMQFGYVPNMLHNILLKGDANKNIFVAQPWNGLELEHMQSQLMYVENDQHVRLFVENHGNEPVFFHIVGEILDRVTQGNRVQSAATETWLLGGSQNMIVDVVFDEPGVYAFVNHDYAAIYTGGIGLFVAGDPFGLNPRLIDAGILTDAVPSYAYALGNPSDAVPPMGANSIAHPAVNIHGLYTDDVVSEMRDAGMIPLWEVIPTLPPVP
- a CDS encoding aspartate ammonia-lyase: MKFRLDEDSLGKVKIPADAYYGAFTGRAIDQYHVTGNKSHENLIKSFVMIKRSAAVANMKTKTIDSKRGKAIVSACDKILSGKYVDQFVVDMINSGAGTAFNMNSNEVIANVALEIIRKKKGQYEFLHPNDHVNMSQSSNDTYPTAMHVAILMNLKETIPAINILIKSLSRKAKQFSTYKKIGRTHLMDALPVTLGSEFAAYVTSITKARDEVIAAQKELQNVALGGTAVGTGANTPKNYRKIAIAELGKIAKLPLKPERDMQHSLQSKFAVANLSSTLRNLALEIGKIANDIRLMASGPIAGLAEIGIPAVHAGSSIMPGKVNPSLAECMNMICFNIIGNDTSVSYAAQGGQFELNVMMPGMLKCMLESTDMLKNFLPIFSMNLIDGLTANKEKLRADIENSPVIVTLLTPKIGYLKSAELFKESLKTGKTIRELVVSKNLMSNKEIDSLFG